The following nucleotide sequence is from Candidatus Cloacimonadota bacterium.
TTCTGGTGGAAGACGGAGAGCGAAATAGAAAGCGATCTTCTCATCTTTTATCTGGATGGCAGCGAAATTGCCTCGATAAGTGGTAATACAGCCTGGCAACAGTATTCTATGAATGTTCAGGTTGGATATTACACTTTTTCCTGGTCGTATGAAAAAGATAGTCAGGGAACAAGCGGAGCTGATTGCGGCTGGCTGGATAGCATCACTTTTCCCATTAGTACTACTTTCGATTATGATCTTTCAGCTAATTATATTCAGGGTCCTTCTGCTCTTTATCAGGGTTTTTCGGGAGTTTATGACGTTCTAGTGAAAAACTATGGAACAAATCCGCAGGATGAATATTCGGTAGTCTTATATCGGGAAGGCGGGATTTTATTGGATTCGCTTTATATCGATGAAACCCTGGAATCGGAAGAAGAAGTTGTTCATCATCTGGTCTGGATAGTTCCTCAAGATGAACCTGCCGCTCAAACCTATGTTTATGCAGAAGTAGTTACTGCTCAGGATGATGATCTTAGCAATAATGTGACCGATAATTTTGATGTAACTATTTATGAATATGGCTTGGGACAGATTCATATAGGAACTGGAAATGATCTTACAAACTGGTATCCGTTCAAGTTTCACATGAATGCCAGCCTGGCGGAAACAATTTATATGAGCAACGAGATTAATGCAATCGGTGATATTTATGCGATCAGTTATAGGTCAAATTTTGAAGAATCTGTTCTGAATGCTCCAGTGGAAGTTTTTATGGCAGAAACAACGGCAAACAATTTGGCAGGCGGTTGGATTCCTGCAGGATCTTTAACACAGGTTTTTGGTGGAGACGTCGATTTTTTCAGTGGAATTCATGATGTGGTTTTTCCCTTTGATACCCCCTATTCCTACAACGGAAGTAATCTCTGCATTATGACCCATCATGTTTATATGACTGATACTTTTAGTATTGATAACAAATTTTACGAAACCATAAATACTCCGTTTTTCGATAGAACCAGGGCGGTTGGATCACCAAGCCCACTTTCTCCCAATGGACCACCAGATGGTTTTTTATTTAGCAGATTTCCCAATATAAATCTTTATATTTCACTTACAAATTTGGGAATTGTGGAAGGTCATGTTTATGATGAAGTTGGAAATCTAATTCCTACAGCTACGATCGATGTACAACAATCCAATATCTCTACTTACAGTAATGGCGCAGGTTTCTATCAGTTTGGAAATCTGATCGAAGGAAATTACGACTTCACGGCTCACAAAGCGGGTTATGAATCTGCAACTGCCAATGGAATTGTTATAACCGATCAGGTAACAACCATAGATTTTACATTAACCAGCTTGCCAACAGTTCAAATTGAAGGACAGATCACAGGCAGTATCGAGCCCGCGGTTGGTTTGGTGAATGCAACTGTTGATCTTCTGGGAGCAGAAGATTATAACACCCAAACCGATGCTGATGGAAACTTTGTTTTTCCGGAAGTTTATGGAAATGAATCTTATGAGCTGAATGTAACTTATACCGGCTTTCAACCACATGTAGAGCAGATCGATGTTCAAACTGATGATGTAGATCTGGGAATAATTATTCTGGATGAAGTTGCACTTCCTGCTACCAATGTTTTTGCATCTCAGGATCTTACCGGAACGGAACTTACCCTGGAATGGAATGCTCCTGTTTCGGCAATGCGTGATTTTGAATCTTATACGATATATCGCTTTCTTTCAATAAACAGCAACGATCCTACACAGTGGACATTATTAGAATCGACATATAACGACACAACTTATATGGATAATGGTTGGAATAGTTTGAATGCTCAAATGTATCAGTACGCTGTGATCGTAAATTATACGAATGGTGTGATCTCTGAAGCAGCACTTTCCAATGAAATTGAAAGGTTTGATGTTGGAACTGGTCAGAACATTCCTGAAATAACAGATGCTCTGCAAAGTATCCATCCCAATCCATTCAATCCTTCCACCAAGATCAGTTATCAGCTGGCGGAAGATTCCAATGTCGAGATTTCCATTTTCAATGTTCGCGGACAGAAAATAAGCATGATCCTAAATAATGAAAAAGAGAGAGGATTTCATCATGTAGTTTGGAATGGAAAAGATAAAACTGGCAAAGAACAAGCATCGGGAATATATTTCGTGAGATTGCTGGTAAATGGAAAAATTACCGCTACCAGGAAATGCATGCTGATGAAATAAAAATAACTCGATCTGCAGATCGAGAGTAGATATTTTAAATCTTCCAGGTTTATTTATACTGATTATACTATTTCGCAAACAGGGATGTTTGCGTTACATCAATTTCGATCTTTTGATCAAGTAATTCAACAGAATCTCATCGAAGCTGGTTGCAGTAGTGATAGGATTATATTCGATGAAAGATTCGTGACATTTCCGTTTCAGAAAATCTGAGTTTTCTTGGTAAGCTTTCTGATAATCCTTCCTGATCTGCCAGGGATTCACAGTGATTTTTTCGCCTGTTTCCGAATCGATGAATTCTGTTTCGGACTTGAAGTTGAAATCCAGTTCCTGTGTATCCTGAATATGAAAAAGAATAACTTCGTGCTTTTGATGTCGAAAGTGCTGCAATCCCTGTAGAATTTTTTCCGGATCATCGATCATATCAGAAATTAAAATTATCAATCCGCGCTTTTTGATGCGGTCTGCCAGAGAATGTAAAATTTCCACGGTATTCGTTGTATCTTGCGGCTGTAGATTATAAAGCTCCTTGAATAGGACTGAAAGATATGATCTCATCGATCGCGGAGGAACGTAATTCGTTATTTCATTTGTGTAGGAAAGCAATCCCACAGCGTCCTGCTGACTTATCATCAAATATGCCAGAGCAGAAGCAAACGCTTTGGCGAATTCCAGTTTGGAAATCTTGCCAGACGAAAACCCCATAGAAGCGCTGTGATCGATGATGAGATAACTTTTAAGGTTGGTTTCCTCTTCGTAGCGCTTAATGTAGTAGCGATTAGTTTTGGCATATACTTTCCAATCTACGTTGCGGATCGCATCGCCAGGATTGTATTGGCGATGATCGGAAAACTCCACACTGAAACCATGATAGGGAGATTTGTGCAGTCCCGTGATGAATCCCTCCACGATGAGTCGGGCGCGCAGATTGAATTTATCAAGCTGAGCGATGAATTCATCAGAAAGATAATTTCTATTAGTTTCTGGCATATAAATTCCTTATTATTTTTTAAGAGGAACGTGAAAATTTGTGGAAAGAGTGTCAAGCGAGAGTTGAGGATTTTAGA
It contains:
- a CDS encoding DUF58 domain-containing protein; the protein is MPETNRNYLSDEFIAQLDKFNLRARLIVEGFITGLHKSPYHGFSVEFSDHRQYNPGDAIRNVDWKVYAKTNRYYIKRYEEETNLKSYLIIDHSASMGFSSGKISKLEFAKAFASALAYLMISQQDAVGLLSYTNEITNYVPPRSMRSYLSVLFKELYNLQPQDTTNTVEILHSLADRIKKRGLIILISDMIDDPEKILQGLQHFRHQKHEVILFHIQDTQELDFNFKSETEFIDSETGEKITVNPWQIRKDYQKAYQENSDFLKRKCHESFIEYNPITTATSFDEILLNYLIKRSKLM
- a CDS encoding carboxypeptidase regulatory-like domain-containing protein, coding for MRKKIFILSVLFVFGLLSAQNFEGFESGNFLSYNWEFSGYANWSTTVDDPFQGNYCAKTGAVEANQYSKLSITLEVVTPSELSFWWKTESEIESDLLIFYLDGSEIASISGNTAWQQYSMNVQVGYYTFSWSYEKDSQGTSGADCGWLDSITFPISTTFDYDLSANYIQGPSALYQGFSGVYDVLVKNYGTNPQDEYSVVLYREGGILLDSLYIDETLESEEEVVHHLVWIVPQDEPAAQTYVYAEVVTAQDDDLSNNVTDNFDVTIYEYGLGQIHIGTGNDLTNWYPFKFHMNASLAETIYMSNEINAIGDIYAISYRSNFEESVLNAPVEVFMAETTANNLAGGWIPAGSLTQVFGGDVDFFSGIHDVVFPFDTPYSYNGSNLCIMTHHVYMTDTFSIDNKFYETINTPFFDRTRAVGSPSPLSPNGPPDGFLFSRFPNINLYISLTNLGIVEGHVYDEVGNLIPTATIDVQQSNISTYSNGAGFYQFGNLIEGNYDFTAHKAGYESATANGIVITDQVTTIDFTLTSLPTVQIEGQITGSIEPAVGLVNATVDLLGAEDYNTQTDADGNFVFPEVYGNESYELNVTYTGFQPHVEQIDVQTDDVDLGIIILDEVALPATNVFASQDLTGTELTLEWNAPVSAMRDFESYTIYRFLSINSNDPTQWTLLESTYNDTTYMDNGWNSLNAQMYQYAVIVNYTNGVISEAALSNEIERFDVGTGQNIPEITDALQSIHPNPFNPSTKISYQLAEDSNVEISIFNVRGQKISMILNNEKERGFHHVVWNGKDKTGKEQASGIYFVRLLVNGKITATRKCMLMK